A DNA window from Setaria viridis chromosome 2, Setaria_viridis_v4.0, whole genome shotgun sequence contains the following coding sequences:
- the LOC117843737 gene encoding rho GTPase-activating protein 7 isoform X3 — protein MAAAAATAPGSAERQARGGAVSASGNAVFKSGPLFISSKGIGWKSWKKRWFILTRTSLVFFKSDPSTLPQRSGEVNLTLGGIDLNNSGSVVVREDKKLLTVLFPDGRDGRAFTLKAETSEDLFEWKTALEEALAQAPNAALVMGHNGIFRNDTTDVYEGAIPNWREKRPIKSLVVGRPILLALEDIDGSPSFLEKALRFLEKHGIKVEGILRQAADVEEVDKRLQEYEQGRTEFAPEEDAHVVGDCVKHVLRELPSSPVPASCCTALLEAFRLEIKESRINSMRAAVSETFPEPNRRLLQRILRMMHTIASHTAENRMTPSAVAACMAPLLLRPLLAGECEMEDDFDMNNDSAAQLIAAANAANSAQGIVTTLLEEYESIFNDEHLRCSLSPDSQTGDSGSEESTDDETVDIKDNSFHDAENDVDQDLDDAERILSGKLSETSAGTRGDVYDYKEVNGNDSDAEHSVEDNALESSIDVNDAPLSHSTENGSMRVQQSSNEKDPSNRVSSHETPLSMGEILLSLDAGIPLPGPGAEYSKDRHSNKPNGTQQHVKRSNLWGRNNARKGHQSDLVDPSGEEELAIQRLEVTKNDLQIRIAKEARGNAILQASLERRKQALHERRVALEQDVSRLQEQLQAERDLRAALEVGLSMSSSQFSSSRSMDSKTKAELEEIALAEADVARLKQKVAELHLQLNQQRQHQYGSSADANDRYEHLPSHLSQNIVQPGFDRSIAFCNQEKKQRNEESLPSSSHWRSIKQHVLLHGSSRPFSRKHSLDASLSDSRDASTSVPAEGGSTLLNIPRTTEQGVEYGRPPAVPSSTLVELTTRLDFFKERRSQLMEQLHSLDLGHGSASHGFPYKPSSPWNSPR, from the exons atggcggcggcggcggcaacggcgccgGGGTCGGCCGAGCggcaggcgcgcggcggcgcggtgtcGGCGAGCGGCAACGCG GTATTTAAGAGTGGCCCTCTCTTCATATCATCCAAAG GAATTGGGTGGAAATCATGGAAAAAACGTTGGTTCATCCTCACACGAACATCACTGGTTTTCTTCAAGAGTGATCCT AGTACATTGCCACAGAGAAGTGGTGAAGTGAACCTTACTTTGGGGGGAATTGACCTGAATAATTCTGGGAG TGTAGTAGTCAGGGAAGACAAAAAGCTGTTGACTGTCctttttccagatggccgtgATGGCCGTGCCTTCACCTTGAAG GCAGAAACTTCTGAAGACTTATTTGAGTGGAAAACAGCACTGGAAGAAGCTCTTGCACAGGCTCCAAATGCAGCTCTTGTGATGGGACATAATGGAATATTTCGTAATGACACAACAGATGTATATGAAGGGGCTATTCCAAATT ggagagagaagagaccTATCAAATCACTAGTTGTTGGCAGGCCAATACTGCTTGCACTGGAAGATATAGATGGCAGTCCTTCTTTTCTAGAAAAAGCTTTGCGTTTCCTTGAGAAACATG GAATAAAGGTAGAAGGAATTTTGCGTCAAGCTGCAGATGTGGAAGAGGTTGACAAGAGATTGCAAGAATACGAGCAAG GAAGGACAGAGTTTGCACCAGAAGAGGATGCTCATGTTGTTGGTGATTGTGTAAAG CATGTTCTCCGAGAGCTTCCATCTTCTCCAGTTCCTGCTTCCTGCTGCACAGCATTATTGGAAGCTTTCC GTCTGGAAATCAAGGAATCTCGAATCAATTCTATGCGTGCAGCAGTATCTGAAACATTTCCTGAGCCTAATAGGCGGCTGCTACAGAG AATTTTGAGAATGATGCATACCATCGCTTCTCATACCGCTGAGAATCGAATGACTCCATCAGCAGTTGCTGCTTGTATGGCTCCGCTCTTGTTGCGCCCCCTTCTTGCTGGTGAATGCGAGATGGAAGATGATTTTGACATGAATAATGACAGTGCTGCCCAGCTTATTGCTGCTGCAAATGCTGCTAACAGTGCTCAAGGCATTGTCACTACTCTATTGGAGGAATACGAGAGTATATTCAAC GATGAACACCTTAGGTGCTCCTTGTCACCTGATTCTCAAACTGGAGATAGTGGAAGTGAAGAATCAACGGATGATGAAACCGTCGATATCAAGGATAATAGCTTCCATGATGCAGAAAATGATGTTGACCAAGACTTAGATGATGCCGAGCGAATATTGAGTGGAAAATTGAGTGAAACCAGTGCAGGCACCCGGGGTGACGTTTATGACTACAAG GAAGTTAATGGCAATGATTCAGACGCTGAACACTCTGTTGAGGATAATGCTTTGGAATCAAGTATAGATGTAAATGATGCTCCACTAAGTCATTCAACTGAAAATGGTTCAATGAGAGTCCAGCAATCATCGAATGAAAAGGATCCATCAAATCGGGTTTCCAGTCATGAAACTCCATTGTCAATGGGAGAAATTCTTTTGTCTTTGGATGCTGGAATTCCATTACCTGGTCCCGGTGCTGAATATTCTAAGGACAGACACTCCAACAAACCCAATGGAACTCAGCAGCATGTGAAGCGTTCTAACTTATGGGGACGCAACAAT GCAAGAAAGGGCCATCAGTCAGATTTAGTCGATCCGTCCGGTGAAGAAGA GCTTGCTATCCAAAGACTTGAGGTAACAAAGAATGATCTACAGATCAGGATTGCAAAGGAG GCTAGAGGTAATGCAATCCTACAGGCAAGTttggaaagaagaaaacaagcatTACATGAGCGTCGGGTGGCTCTCGAACAGGAT GTGTCAAGGTTACAAGAGCAGCTACAGGCTGAAAGGGACCTTAGAGCTGCACTGGAGGTTGGATTAAGCATGTCGTCTTCACAATTTTCTAGTTCACGCTCCATGGATTCAAAG ACAAAGGCAGAGCTTGAGGAGATTGCTCTTGCTGAAGCTGATGTTGCAAGATTAAAACAGAAGGTTGCAGAGCTTCATCTTCAACTCAATCAACAGCGCCAGCACCAGTATGGCTCTTCCGCAGATGCTAACGATCGTTATGAACACCTTCCAAGTCATCTTTCGCA GAACATTGTCCAACCAGGATTTGATAGGAGCATTGCTTTCTGTAATCAAGAGAAGAAGCAAAGGAATGAG GAGAGCTTGCCAAGTTCATCCCACTGGAGAAGCATCAAGCAACATGTGCTGTTGCATGGTTCTTCAAGACCTTTCTCCCGCAAGCATTCCCTGGATGCCTCCTTGAGTGATTCAAGGGACGCATCGACAAGTGTGCCAGCAGAGGGAGGGTCAACGTTGTTGAACATCCCCAGAACAACGGAA CAGGGTGTTGAGTATGGGAGACCGCCGGCAGTGCCTTCGTCCACTCTGGTTGAACTAACGACGAGACTAGACTTCTTCAAAGAACGGCGGTCACAGTTGATGGAACAACTCCACAGCCTCGATTTAGGGCATGGATCTGCATCCCATGGTTTCCCATACAAGCCGTCGTCTCCCTGGAACAGTCCAAGATAG
- the LOC117843737 gene encoding rho GTPase-activating protein 7 isoform X1, whose protein sequence is MAAAAATAPGSAERQARGGAVSASGNAVFKSGPLFISSKGIGWKSWKKRWFILTRTSLVFFKSDPSTLPQRSGEVNLTLGGIDLNNSGSVVVREDKKLLTVLFPDGRDGRAFTLKAETSEDLFEWKTALEEALAQAPNAALVMGHNGIFRNDTTDVYEGAIPNCWFPYRREKRPIKSLVVGRPILLALEDIDGSPSFLEKALRFLEKHGIKVEGILRQAADVEEVDKRLQEYEQGRTEFAPEEDAHVVGDCVKHVLRELPSSPVPASCCTALLEAFRLEIKESRINSMRAAVSETFPEPNRRLLQRILRMMHTIASHTAENRMTPSAVAACMAPLLLRPLLAGECEMEDDFDMNNDSAAQLIAAANAANSAQGIVTTLLEEYESIFNDEHLRCSLSPDSQTGDSGSEESTDDETVDIKDNSFHDAENDVDQDLDDAERILSGKLSETSAGTRGDVYDYKEVNGNDSDAEHSVEDNALESSIDVNDAPLSHSTENGSMRVQQSSNEKDPSNRVSSHETPLSMGEILLSLDAGIPLPGPGAEYSKDRHSNKPNGTQQHVKRSNLWGRNNARKGHQSDLVDPSGEEELAIQRLEVTKNDLQIRIAKEARGNAILQASLERRKQALHERRVALEQDVSRLQEQLQAERDLRAALEVGLSMSSSQFSSSRSMDSKTKAELEEIALAEADVARLKQKVAELHLQLNQQRQHQYGSSADANDRYEHLPSHLSQNIVQPGFDRSIAFCNQEKKQRNEESLPSSSHWRSIKQHVLLHGSSRPFSRKHSLDASLSDSRDASTSVPAEGGSTLLNIPRTTEQGVEYGRPPAVPSSTLVELTTRLDFFKERRSQLMEQLHSLDLGHGSASHGFPYKPSSPWNSPR, encoded by the exons atggcggcggcggcggcaacggcgccgGGGTCGGCCGAGCggcaggcgcgcggcggcgcggtgtcGGCGAGCGGCAACGCG GTATTTAAGAGTGGCCCTCTCTTCATATCATCCAAAG GAATTGGGTGGAAATCATGGAAAAAACGTTGGTTCATCCTCACACGAACATCACTGGTTTTCTTCAAGAGTGATCCT AGTACATTGCCACAGAGAAGTGGTGAAGTGAACCTTACTTTGGGGGGAATTGACCTGAATAATTCTGGGAG TGTAGTAGTCAGGGAAGACAAAAAGCTGTTGACTGTCctttttccagatggccgtgATGGCCGTGCCTTCACCTTGAAG GCAGAAACTTCTGAAGACTTATTTGAGTGGAAAACAGCACTGGAAGAAGCTCTTGCACAGGCTCCAAATGCAGCTCTTGTGATGGGACATAATGGAATATTTCGTAATGACACAACAGATGTATATGAAGGGGCTATTCCAAATTGTTGGTTCCCTTACA ggagagagaagagaccTATCAAATCACTAGTTGTTGGCAGGCCAATACTGCTTGCACTGGAAGATATAGATGGCAGTCCTTCTTTTCTAGAAAAAGCTTTGCGTTTCCTTGAGAAACATG GAATAAAGGTAGAAGGAATTTTGCGTCAAGCTGCAGATGTGGAAGAGGTTGACAAGAGATTGCAAGAATACGAGCAAG GAAGGACAGAGTTTGCACCAGAAGAGGATGCTCATGTTGTTGGTGATTGTGTAAAG CATGTTCTCCGAGAGCTTCCATCTTCTCCAGTTCCTGCTTCCTGCTGCACAGCATTATTGGAAGCTTTCC GTCTGGAAATCAAGGAATCTCGAATCAATTCTATGCGTGCAGCAGTATCTGAAACATTTCCTGAGCCTAATAGGCGGCTGCTACAGAG AATTTTGAGAATGATGCATACCATCGCTTCTCATACCGCTGAGAATCGAATGACTCCATCAGCAGTTGCTGCTTGTATGGCTCCGCTCTTGTTGCGCCCCCTTCTTGCTGGTGAATGCGAGATGGAAGATGATTTTGACATGAATAATGACAGTGCTGCCCAGCTTATTGCTGCTGCAAATGCTGCTAACAGTGCTCAAGGCATTGTCACTACTCTATTGGAGGAATACGAGAGTATATTCAAC GATGAACACCTTAGGTGCTCCTTGTCACCTGATTCTCAAACTGGAGATAGTGGAAGTGAAGAATCAACGGATGATGAAACCGTCGATATCAAGGATAATAGCTTCCATGATGCAGAAAATGATGTTGACCAAGACTTAGATGATGCCGAGCGAATATTGAGTGGAAAATTGAGTGAAACCAGTGCAGGCACCCGGGGTGACGTTTATGACTACAAG GAAGTTAATGGCAATGATTCAGACGCTGAACACTCTGTTGAGGATAATGCTTTGGAATCAAGTATAGATGTAAATGATGCTCCACTAAGTCATTCAACTGAAAATGGTTCAATGAGAGTCCAGCAATCATCGAATGAAAAGGATCCATCAAATCGGGTTTCCAGTCATGAAACTCCATTGTCAATGGGAGAAATTCTTTTGTCTTTGGATGCTGGAATTCCATTACCTGGTCCCGGTGCTGAATATTCTAAGGACAGACACTCCAACAAACCCAATGGAACTCAGCAGCATGTGAAGCGTTCTAACTTATGGGGACGCAACAAT GCAAGAAAGGGCCATCAGTCAGATTTAGTCGATCCGTCCGGTGAAGAAGA GCTTGCTATCCAAAGACTTGAGGTAACAAAGAATGATCTACAGATCAGGATTGCAAAGGAG GCTAGAGGTAATGCAATCCTACAGGCAAGTttggaaagaagaaaacaagcatTACATGAGCGTCGGGTGGCTCTCGAACAGGAT GTGTCAAGGTTACAAGAGCAGCTACAGGCTGAAAGGGACCTTAGAGCTGCACTGGAGGTTGGATTAAGCATGTCGTCTTCACAATTTTCTAGTTCACGCTCCATGGATTCAAAG ACAAAGGCAGAGCTTGAGGAGATTGCTCTTGCTGAAGCTGATGTTGCAAGATTAAAACAGAAGGTTGCAGAGCTTCATCTTCAACTCAATCAACAGCGCCAGCACCAGTATGGCTCTTCCGCAGATGCTAACGATCGTTATGAACACCTTCCAAGTCATCTTTCGCA GAACATTGTCCAACCAGGATTTGATAGGAGCATTGCTTTCTGTAATCAAGAGAAGAAGCAAAGGAATGAG GAGAGCTTGCCAAGTTCATCCCACTGGAGAAGCATCAAGCAACATGTGCTGTTGCATGGTTCTTCAAGACCTTTCTCCCGCAAGCATTCCCTGGATGCCTCCTTGAGTGATTCAAGGGACGCATCGACAAGTGTGCCAGCAGAGGGAGGGTCAACGTTGTTGAACATCCCCAGAACAACGGAA CAGGGTGTTGAGTATGGGAGACCGCCGGCAGTGCCTTCGTCCACTCTGGTTGAACTAACGACGAGACTAGACTTCTTCAAAGAACGGCGGTCACAGTTGATGGAACAACTCCACAGCCTCGATTTAGGGCATGGATCTGCATCCCATGGTTTCCCATACAAGCCGTCGTCTCCCTGGAACAGTCCAAGATAG
- the LOC117843737 gene encoding rho GTPase-activating protein 7 isoform X4, with product MAAAAATAPGSAERQARGGAVSASGNAVFKSGPLFISSKGIGWKSWKKRWFILTRTSLVFFKSDPSTLPQRSGEVNLTLGGIDLNNSGSVVVREDKKLLTVLFPDGRDGRAFTLKAETSEDLFEWKTALEEALAQAPNAALVMGHNGIFRNDTTDVYEGAIPNWREKRPIKSLVVGRPILLALEDIDGSPSFLEKALRFLEKHGIKVEGILRQAADVEEVDKRLQEYEQGRTEFAPEEDAHVVGDCVKHVLRELPSSPVPASCCTALLEAFRLEIKESRINSMRAAVSETFPEPNRRLLQRILRMMHTIASHTAENRMTPSAVAACMAPLLLRPLLAGECEMEDDFDMNNDSAAQLIAAANAANSAQGIVTTLLEEYESIFNDEHLRCSLSPDSQTGDSGSEESTDDETVDIKDNSFHDAENDVDQDLDDAERILSGKLSETSAGTRGDVYDYKEVNGNDSDAEHSVEDNALESSIDVNDAPLSHSTENGSMRVQQSSNEKDPSNRVSSHETPLSMGEILLSLDAGIPLPGPGAEYSKDRHSNKPNGTQQHVKRSNLWGRNNARKGHQSDLVDPSGEEELAIQRLEVTKNDLQIRIAKEARGNAILQASLERRKQALHERRVALEQDVSRLQEQLQAERDLRAALEVGLSMSSSQFSSSRSMDSKTKAELEEIALAEADVARLKQKVAELHLQLNQQRQHQYGSSADANDRYEHLPSHLSQNIVQPGFDRSIAFCNQEKKQRNEESLPSSSHWRSIKQHVLLHGSSRPFSRKHSLDASLSDSRDASTSVPAEGGSTLLNIPRTTEGVEYGRPPAVPSSTLVELTTRLDFFKERRSQLMEQLHSLDLGHGSASHGFPYKPSSPWNSPR from the exons atggcggcggcggcggcaacggcgccgGGGTCGGCCGAGCggcaggcgcgcggcggcgcggtgtcGGCGAGCGGCAACGCG GTATTTAAGAGTGGCCCTCTCTTCATATCATCCAAAG GAATTGGGTGGAAATCATGGAAAAAACGTTGGTTCATCCTCACACGAACATCACTGGTTTTCTTCAAGAGTGATCCT AGTACATTGCCACAGAGAAGTGGTGAAGTGAACCTTACTTTGGGGGGAATTGACCTGAATAATTCTGGGAG TGTAGTAGTCAGGGAAGACAAAAAGCTGTTGACTGTCctttttccagatggccgtgATGGCCGTGCCTTCACCTTGAAG GCAGAAACTTCTGAAGACTTATTTGAGTGGAAAACAGCACTGGAAGAAGCTCTTGCACAGGCTCCAAATGCAGCTCTTGTGATGGGACATAATGGAATATTTCGTAATGACACAACAGATGTATATGAAGGGGCTATTCCAAATT ggagagagaagagaccTATCAAATCACTAGTTGTTGGCAGGCCAATACTGCTTGCACTGGAAGATATAGATGGCAGTCCTTCTTTTCTAGAAAAAGCTTTGCGTTTCCTTGAGAAACATG GAATAAAGGTAGAAGGAATTTTGCGTCAAGCTGCAGATGTGGAAGAGGTTGACAAGAGATTGCAAGAATACGAGCAAG GAAGGACAGAGTTTGCACCAGAAGAGGATGCTCATGTTGTTGGTGATTGTGTAAAG CATGTTCTCCGAGAGCTTCCATCTTCTCCAGTTCCTGCTTCCTGCTGCACAGCATTATTGGAAGCTTTCC GTCTGGAAATCAAGGAATCTCGAATCAATTCTATGCGTGCAGCAGTATCTGAAACATTTCCTGAGCCTAATAGGCGGCTGCTACAGAG AATTTTGAGAATGATGCATACCATCGCTTCTCATACCGCTGAGAATCGAATGACTCCATCAGCAGTTGCTGCTTGTATGGCTCCGCTCTTGTTGCGCCCCCTTCTTGCTGGTGAATGCGAGATGGAAGATGATTTTGACATGAATAATGACAGTGCTGCCCAGCTTATTGCTGCTGCAAATGCTGCTAACAGTGCTCAAGGCATTGTCACTACTCTATTGGAGGAATACGAGAGTATATTCAAC GATGAACACCTTAGGTGCTCCTTGTCACCTGATTCTCAAACTGGAGATAGTGGAAGTGAAGAATCAACGGATGATGAAACCGTCGATATCAAGGATAATAGCTTCCATGATGCAGAAAATGATGTTGACCAAGACTTAGATGATGCCGAGCGAATATTGAGTGGAAAATTGAGTGAAACCAGTGCAGGCACCCGGGGTGACGTTTATGACTACAAG GAAGTTAATGGCAATGATTCAGACGCTGAACACTCTGTTGAGGATAATGCTTTGGAATCAAGTATAGATGTAAATGATGCTCCACTAAGTCATTCAACTGAAAATGGTTCAATGAGAGTCCAGCAATCATCGAATGAAAAGGATCCATCAAATCGGGTTTCCAGTCATGAAACTCCATTGTCAATGGGAGAAATTCTTTTGTCTTTGGATGCTGGAATTCCATTACCTGGTCCCGGTGCTGAATATTCTAAGGACAGACACTCCAACAAACCCAATGGAACTCAGCAGCATGTGAAGCGTTCTAACTTATGGGGACGCAACAAT GCAAGAAAGGGCCATCAGTCAGATTTAGTCGATCCGTCCGGTGAAGAAGA GCTTGCTATCCAAAGACTTGAGGTAACAAAGAATGATCTACAGATCAGGATTGCAAAGGAG GCTAGAGGTAATGCAATCCTACAGGCAAGTttggaaagaagaaaacaagcatTACATGAGCGTCGGGTGGCTCTCGAACAGGAT GTGTCAAGGTTACAAGAGCAGCTACAGGCTGAAAGGGACCTTAGAGCTGCACTGGAGGTTGGATTAAGCATGTCGTCTTCACAATTTTCTAGTTCACGCTCCATGGATTCAAAG ACAAAGGCAGAGCTTGAGGAGATTGCTCTTGCTGAAGCTGATGTTGCAAGATTAAAACAGAAGGTTGCAGAGCTTCATCTTCAACTCAATCAACAGCGCCAGCACCAGTATGGCTCTTCCGCAGATGCTAACGATCGTTATGAACACCTTCCAAGTCATCTTTCGCA GAACATTGTCCAACCAGGATTTGATAGGAGCATTGCTTTCTGTAATCAAGAGAAGAAGCAAAGGAATGAG GAGAGCTTGCCAAGTTCATCCCACTGGAGAAGCATCAAGCAACATGTGCTGTTGCATGGTTCTTCAAGACCTTTCTCCCGCAAGCATTCCCTGGATGCCTCCTTGAGTGATTCAAGGGACGCATCGACAAGTGTGCCAGCAGAGGGAGGGTCAACGTTGTTGAACATCCCCAGAACAACGGAA GGTGTTGAGTATGGGAGACCGCCGGCAGTGCCTTCGTCCACTCTGGTTGAACTAACGACGAGACTAGACTTCTTCAAAGAACGGCGGTCACAGTTGATGGAACAACTCCACAGCCTCGATTTAGGGCATGGATCTGCATCCCATGGTTTCCCATACAAGCCGTCGTCTCCCTGGAACAGTCCAAGATAG
- the LOC117843737 gene encoding rho GTPase-activating protein 7 isoform X2 produces MAAAAATAPGSAERQARGGAVSASGNAVFKSGPLFISSKGIGWKSWKKRWFILTRTSLVFFKSDPSTLPQRSGEVNLTLGGIDLNNSGSVVVREDKKLLTVLFPDGRDGRAFTLKAETSEDLFEWKTALEEALAQAPNAALVMGHNGIFRNDTTDVYEGAIPNCWFPYRREKRPIKSLVVGRPILLALEDIDGSPSFLEKALRFLEKHGIKVEGILRQAADVEEVDKRLQEYEQGRTEFAPEEDAHVVGDCVKHVLRELPSSPVPASCCTALLEAFRLEIKESRINSMRAAVSETFPEPNRRLLQRILRMMHTIASHTAENRMTPSAVAACMAPLLLRPLLAGECEMEDDFDMNNDSAAQLIAAANAANSAQGIVTTLLEEYESIFNDEHLRCSLSPDSQTGDSGSEESTDDETVDIKDNSFHDAENDVDQDLDDAERILSGKLSETSAGTRGDVYDYKEVNGNDSDAEHSVEDNALESSIDVNDAPLSHSTENGSMRVQQSSNEKDPSNRVSSHETPLSMGEILLSLDAGIPLPGPGAEYSKDRHSNKPNGTQQHVKRSNLWGRNNARKGHQSDLVDPSGEEELAIQRLEVTKNDLQIRIAKEARGNAILQASLERRKQALHERRVALEQDVSRLQEQLQAERDLRAALEVGLSMSSSQFSSSRSMDSKTKAELEEIALAEADVARLKQKVAELHLQLNQQRQHQYGSSADANDRYEHLPSHLSQNIVQPGFDRSIAFCNQEKKQRNEESLPSSSHWRSIKQHVLLHGSSRPFSRKHSLDASLSDSRDASTSVPAEGGSTLLNIPRTTEGVEYGRPPAVPSSTLVELTTRLDFFKERRSQLMEQLHSLDLGHGSASHGFPYKPSSPWNSPR; encoded by the exons atggcggcggcggcggcaacggcgccgGGGTCGGCCGAGCggcaggcgcgcggcggcgcggtgtcGGCGAGCGGCAACGCG GTATTTAAGAGTGGCCCTCTCTTCATATCATCCAAAG GAATTGGGTGGAAATCATGGAAAAAACGTTGGTTCATCCTCACACGAACATCACTGGTTTTCTTCAAGAGTGATCCT AGTACATTGCCACAGAGAAGTGGTGAAGTGAACCTTACTTTGGGGGGAATTGACCTGAATAATTCTGGGAG TGTAGTAGTCAGGGAAGACAAAAAGCTGTTGACTGTCctttttccagatggccgtgATGGCCGTGCCTTCACCTTGAAG GCAGAAACTTCTGAAGACTTATTTGAGTGGAAAACAGCACTGGAAGAAGCTCTTGCACAGGCTCCAAATGCAGCTCTTGTGATGGGACATAATGGAATATTTCGTAATGACACAACAGATGTATATGAAGGGGCTATTCCAAATTGTTGGTTCCCTTACA ggagagagaagagaccTATCAAATCACTAGTTGTTGGCAGGCCAATACTGCTTGCACTGGAAGATATAGATGGCAGTCCTTCTTTTCTAGAAAAAGCTTTGCGTTTCCTTGAGAAACATG GAATAAAGGTAGAAGGAATTTTGCGTCAAGCTGCAGATGTGGAAGAGGTTGACAAGAGATTGCAAGAATACGAGCAAG GAAGGACAGAGTTTGCACCAGAAGAGGATGCTCATGTTGTTGGTGATTGTGTAAAG CATGTTCTCCGAGAGCTTCCATCTTCTCCAGTTCCTGCTTCCTGCTGCACAGCATTATTGGAAGCTTTCC GTCTGGAAATCAAGGAATCTCGAATCAATTCTATGCGTGCAGCAGTATCTGAAACATTTCCTGAGCCTAATAGGCGGCTGCTACAGAG AATTTTGAGAATGATGCATACCATCGCTTCTCATACCGCTGAGAATCGAATGACTCCATCAGCAGTTGCTGCTTGTATGGCTCCGCTCTTGTTGCGCCCCCTTCTTGCTGGTGAATGCGAGATGGAAGATGATTTTGACATGAATAATGACAGTGCTGCCCAGCTTATTGCTGCTGCAAATGCTGCTAACAGTGCTCAAGGCATTGTCACTACTCTATTGGAGGAATACGAGAGTATATTCAAC GATGAACACCTTAGGTGCTCCTTGTCACCTGATTCTCAAACTGGAGATAGTGGAAGTGAAGAATCAACGGATGATGAAACCGTCGATATCAAGGATAATAGCTTCCATGATGCAGAAAATGATGTTGACCAAGACTTAGATGATGCCGAGCGAATATTGAGTGGAAAATTGAGTGAAACCAGTGCAGGCACCCGGGGTGACGTTTATGACTACAAG GAAGTTAATGGCAATGATTCAGACGCTGAACACTCTGTTGAGGATAATGCTTTGGAATCAAGTATAGATGTAAATGATGCTCCACTAAGTCATTCAACTGAAAATGGTTCAATGAGAGTCCAGCAATCATCGAATGAAAAGGATCCATCAAATCGGGTTTCCAGTCATGAAACTCCATTGTCAATGGGAGAAATTCTTTTGTCTTTGGATGCTGGAATTCCATTACCTGGTCCCGGTGCTGAATATTCTAAGGACAGACACTCCAACAAACCCAATGGAACTCAGCAGCATGTGAAGCGTTCTAACTTATGGGGACGCAACAAT GCAAGAAAGGGCCATCAGTCAGATTTAGTCGATCCGTCCGGTGAAGAAGA GCTTGCTATCCAAAGACTTGAGGTAACAAAGAATGATCTACAGATCAGGATTGCAAAGGAG GCTAGAGGTAATGCAATCCTACAGGCAAGTttggaaagaagaaaacaagcatTACATGAGCGTCGGGTGGCTCTCGAACAGGAT GTGTCAAGGTTACAAGAGCAGCTACAGGCTGAAAGGGACCTTAGAGCTGCACTGGAGGTTGGATTAAGCATGTCGTCTTCACAATTTTCTAGTTCACGCTCCATGGATTCAAAG ACAAAGGCAGAGCTTGAGGAGATTGCTCTTGCTGAAGCTGATGTTGCAAGATTAAAACAGAAGGTTGCAGAGCTTCATCTTCAACTCAATCAACAGCGCCAGCACCAGTATGGCTCTTCCGCAGATGCTAACGATCGTTATGAACACCTTCCAAGTCATCTTTCGCA GAACATTGTCCAACCAGGATTTGATAGGAGCATTGCTTTCTGTAATCAAGAGAAGAAGCAAAGGAATGAG GAGAGCTTGCCAAGTTCATCCCACTGGAGAAGCATCAAGCAACATGTGCTGTTGCATGGTTCTTCAAGACCTTTCTCCCGCAAGCATTCCCTGGATGCCTCCTTGAGTGATTCAAGGGACGCATCGACAAGTGTGCCAGCAGAGGGAGGGTCAACGTTGTTGAACATCCCCAGAACAACGGAA GGTGTTGAGTATGGGAGACCGCCGGCAGTGCCTTCGTCCACTCTGGTTGAACTAACGACGAGACTAGACTTCTTCAAAGAACGGCGGTCACAGTTGATGGAACAACTCCACAGCCTCGATTTAGGGCATGGATCTGCATCCCATGGTTTCCCATACAAGCCGTCGTCTCCCTGGAACAGTCCAAGATAG